The proteins below come from a single Vicinamibacteria bacterium genomic window:
- the murJ gene encoding murein biosynthesis integral membrane protein MurJ, whose amino-acid sequence MTRSAGVVSAGVMVSRVLGLVREQVLAYLFPAKVGLDAFYAAFRIPNLLRDMFGEGALSKAFVTTLSEIEAKEGRAASMRVANIVFNALGITVSALALLGILYADVIVDVVFGGVGFDTALPADQSYGLGTKRDLTVLLTQIMFPFLLLVSLAALVMAILNAGGRFFVPAMASSFFNIGSIVVGVVGYVIAPRLGYHPTVGMAVGVLAGGVLQLAWQLPSLASLGFRFRPDFSFRDPWLSKAARLFGPGALMASTVQVNVLVNSFFASHGEGWLAWLTQSYRVLHLPLGLVSVAVSIATLPALSRAAAERNNERFLQTFSYATRLVILFTVPATVGLLVLAPPIVRLIFEQGRFGPEDTTQVASALRYYALGLLSFGAIKIVTDGFYAIRDVRAPMMVSLAGMGSNAALNWLFVVVLGWDHRGLALATSTTTTLSLVVLWLLFRRRSRLGRLDGRRSVATLIKTLAASMVMGAAALLTHQLLDGLFGHAALLPRIAQVLGAISIAVLVYILGCMILRVRELKEVAAALAPAAFGWR is encoded by the coding sequence TTGACCCGTTCCGCTGGCGTCGTGAGCGCCGGCGTCATGGTGTCGAGAGTGCTCGGACTCGTGCGCGAGCAAGTGCTCGCTTACCTCTTTCCCGCCAAAGTGGGACTCGACGCCTTCTATGCGGCGTTCAGAATCCCGAACCTCTTGCGCGATATGTTCGGCGAAGGGGCCCTGAGCAAGGCTTTCGTCACGACTCTGTCCGAGATCGAGGCGAAAGAGGGGCGTGCCGCCTCGATGCGCGTCGCCAACATCGTTTTCAATGCCCTGGGCATCACCGTGTCCGCACTCGCGCTCCTCGGCATCCTCTATGCCGATGTAATCGTGGACGTCGTCTTCGGCGGGGTGGGCTTCGACACCGCCTTGCCCGCGGACCAGAGCTACGGCTTGGGAACGAAGAGAGATCTCACCGTGCTGCTGACCCAGATCATGTTTCCCTTCCTGCTTCTGGTCAGTCTGGCGGCCCTGGTGATGGCCATCCTCAATGCGGGAGGGCGCTTCTTCGTTCCGGCAATGGCGTCGTCCTTCTTCAACATCGGCTCTATCGTCGTGGGCGTCGTTGGTTACGTGATAGCGCCACGCCTCGGTTACCACCCGACCGTCGGGATGGCAGTCGGGGTGCTCGCCGGAGGCGTGCTTCAGTTGGCCTGGCAACTTCCCTCGCTGGCCTCACTCGGCTTCCGATTCCGTCCCGATTTCTCCTTCCGTGATCCGTGGCTCTCCAAGGCGGCACGGCTCTTCGGGCCGGGCGCACTAATGGCTTCGACGGTGCAGGTGAACGTTCTGGTAAACTCGTTCTTCGCTTCGCACGGCGAAGGCTGGCTCGCGTGGCTCACCCAGAGCTATCGGGTTCTCCACCTTCCTCTCGGTCTAGTAAGCGTGGCGGTGTCCATCGCGACCCTCCCAGCACTCAGCCGTGCTGCCGCGGAACGAAACAACGAACGATTCCTGCAGACCTTCTCCTACGCGACGCGTCTTGTCATCCTGTTCACCGTTCCCGCCACCGTCGGATTGCTGGTGCTCGCGCCGCCGATCGTGCGACTCATTTTCGAACAGGGGCGATTCGGGCCTGAAGACACGACGCAAGTCGCCTCGGCGTTGCGATACTATGCCCTGGGTCTTCTGAGCTTCGGAGCCATCAAGATCGTCACCGATGGTTTCTACGCGATTCGGGACGTTCGCGCCCCGATGATGGTGAGTCTTGCGGGGATGGGCTCGAACGCGGCGCTGAACTGGCTTTTCGTTGTCGTGCTCGGCTGGGATCACCGCGGACTCGCGCTCGCCACTTCGACGACCACGACGCTGTCGCTGGTGGTTCTCTGGCTTCTGTTTCGTCGACGAAGTCGTCTGGGGCGGTTGGACGGACGGCGTTCCGTCGCCACATTGATCAAGACTCTGGCCGCCTCGATGGTCATGGGGGCGGCCGCGCTTCTAACCCACCAGCTCCTCGACGGCCTCTTCGGCCATGCCGCTTTGCTACCAAGGATCGCTCAAGTTCTCGGCGCCATCAGCATCGCGGTTCTCGTCTATATACTCGGGTGCATGATTCTCCGCGTTCGCGAGCTGAAAGAAGTCGCTGCCGCTCTGGCTCCCGCCGCTTTCGGATGGAGGTGA
- a CDS encoding Na+/H+ antiporter subunit E has translation MEKDPASSNDRFRFHEGLPLALALFGFWVILSGKLDLFHLGAGALASLLIATWMGRLYRLQPAIATPRRHPFVDMPWLGLVLYLPWLVLQIAIASVQVATIVLRRKMELQPKLFRFHFVLPHNLARATLANSITLTPGTVTLDVREDDYLVHALTGDAERSLQSDEPGNMKHRVALLFGARE, from the coding sequence ATGGAGAAGGACCCTGCATCATCAAACGATCGCTTTCGTTTCCACGAGGGCCTGCCGCTTGCGCTAGCCCTCTTCGGCTTCTGGGTGATTCTGTCCGGAAAACTGGACTTGTTTCATCTTGGCGCCGGGGCTCTTGCGTCACTGCTGATCGCGACGTGGATGGGACGGTTGTATCGCCTGCAGCCTGCTATCGCGACGCCGCGACGCCATCCGTTCGTGGATATGCCTTGGCTCGGGCTGGTCCTCTACCTGCCCTGGCTGGTCCTCCAGATCGCGATCGCGAGCGTACAGGTCGCGACGATCGTTCTGCGACGCAAAATGGAGCTTCAGCCAAAGCTGTTTCGGTTTCACTTCGTATTGCCGCACAACTTGGCCCGCGCGACTCTAGCCAACTCCATCACCCTCACCCCCGGCACGGTCACCCTGGACGTTCGCGAGGACGACTATCTCGTCCACGCCTTGACGGGCGATGCCGAGCGGTCGCTCCAGTCGGACGAACCGGGGAACATGAAGCATCGCGTCGCCCTCCTATTTGGCGCACGGGAATAG
- the mnhG gene encoding monovalent cation/H(+) antiporter subunit G — MTVLAAALLLAGFFFIASGAVGILRLPDFYTRLHAMGKCDTLGVALMVLGTAILEGPTLNGLKILLIIIFVGLANPTATHALGRAAFRAGLAPWQASGDEEAPR; from the coding sequence GTGACCGTCCTGGCCGCCGCTCTTCTCTTAGCGGGATTCTTCTTCATCGCCAGCGGTGCAGTGGGGATCTTGAGACTCCCGGACTTCTACACCCGTCTACACGCCATGGGTAAATGCGACACGCTCGGCGTGGCACTGATGGTGCTGGGTACCGCGATTCTGGAAGGACCCACGCTCAATGGCCTCAAGATTCTCCTGATCATCATTTTCGTTGGACTCGCGAATCCCACCGCGACCCACGCCCTAGGGCGAGCCGCCTTCCGCGCCGGCCTGGCGCCGTGGCAGGCTTCAGGCGACGAGGAGGCACCGCGG
- a CDS encoding monovalent cation/H+ antiporter complex subunit F, producing the protein MQHFVLALAVGLAPVMLMSLYRLLRGPTLWDRLSGLGLLGTKTIVLLLLLGLLTGREDIFVDITLSYTLISFVGSLALAKYFEGKESPSPEAGPSDAPSSGTMVRGQDWET; encoded by the coding sequence TTGCAGCATTTCGTCCTCGCTCTCGCCGTCGGACTCGCGCCGGTGATGCTGATGTCACTCTATCGCCTGCTGCGAGGTCCCACGCTGTGGGATCGCTTGAGCGGGCTCGGCCTTCTCGGGACCAAGACGATCGTCTTGCTGCTTCTGCTGGGCCTTCTGACGGGAAGAGAGGACATTTTCGTAGATATCACTCTCTCCTACACGCTGATAAGCTTCGTCGGCTCGCTCGCGCTCGCCAAGTACTTCGAGGGCAAAGAGAGCCCCAGCCCGGAGGCGGGTCCGTCCGACGCGCCGTCTTCGGGGACGATGGTCCGCGGGCAGGATTGGGAGACGTAA